The DNA sequence GTTTTCATTCCGGCGGCAACTGCTTTTTCCCAGTTAAAATCTTTCCAGAATGCGCTATCGCCTTCGGCATCGCCATAAAGTTTGGGCTGCACCAGTCGGTTATAAACCTTGTCGTAGATCTGATCGCCAACATGAATTTTTACCGGGATGATTTTTGAATGACGATCACTGTATGAGCCATTTAATGTATTCATTTTTACAGGAATCGATTGAATAGTGTCCCCGAGCAAATAATGGTCGGCCGTGCCGTTAAACCACATATAATCTGGTTTAACATTTCGCTCCCAAACAAACGAACCTTTTATCGACATATAATTGTGGTTGCCCAGCGAATCCTCTTCTTCGTAAGGTTTGCCATCTTTCAATTTTCCGGCATCAGACCATTTCCACGACATTTTTGTTGAATTTACCTTGGCATACTGCGGAATATGACATGCCTGACACGAAACCCTTGAACCATGGCGATTAAGTACTTCACGAAGGTGTGGGGTTGAAGTATGACATTGCTCGCAGGTGGCTCGATCGGTATTGTCAGAGGAAACCGAATATAATTTGCCTATAATTTTGTGATTTTTAGCAGTGTGACAGGCAATGCACTCCATGTTCATACCATTGGCTCCCATGTGAACATCGACATCGCGGCTGCAAGAGTTTAATGCAACATCGAGATCTCCATGTTTTACATTGTTTCCACCACCGCCAAACGAGTGGCACGATCCACAATTGCTTTTGCGAGGAGAACCTACACTTCGTGCCACGTTTTCAAGGTTTACCGTCCGGTCGGGATATCCTGCCATTGAAGCTCCTTTCAGGTATTCCTCGCTGTTGTCGTGACACACCATGCAATCAACATTCCGTGCATTGTTAAAATCAAATTGGCTGCTGGTCATCCCGTAACCAATGTGGCATTTGGCGCACGACTGTTCGTTGGAATTCGTCCCGATACAAAAGTTATTCATCACGTTTTTCTTTCCTACCGACGAAATACCACGCCCCTCAACATACGATGCCCGTTCCCAATTCCAATGCGATGATGCCATTACCTCTTTGTGTGTTTCGGTATGACAGGAAAGGCAAGCTTCTGTTACCTCCTGCGGAGTTTTAAATTCCTTTTGCAGGGCTGGAAGTTTACTGTGATTAACAGAAGGAACAGCTTTTAATGCATAGTTGTGCTTCAGTTCTTCTAATTTGAGGTTATAATTATCGTCTCTGTGGAGTATGTTTACCATTACCAGCGCGATAATGACAACAAAAATTACAAGTATCAGATTCCTTTGCATAACATTTTTATATTGCAAATAACGAGCATTTGCTCATTATAATTAAAAATGCAAATATAATAATATATCAATACATGGAAAGTTAATATTGAAAAATTACCTGTTTTAATAAAAAAAGTTGAGTTTTACTTGTCCATTTACAAATAAGAATAATTCAGGAAGGATATGGACTTGTTAATTCTAATTGCGGTAATAAATGGTAGTCGCATTGAAAATTAATGCATAAAAAAACTGATCAAATAAATAAACGACTGGTTTACTCATTTGATCAGTTGTATGTTTCAGGCTTCTTTCCTGATTATGCTTTTGATTTGCATCTGGTTTTAATCAACCAGTAAAACTTCATGAATTGCTTTCACAAGTGTTTCTTTTGGCAAGGCGCCCATGGTTGCCTGAGGTTGACCTTTAACGGGAATAAACAATAGGGTTGGCAAACTTTGAATTCCCATATTTTGCGCGAGCAATTGTTCGGCATCGGTATCAACTTTATAAACGATGATCTTTCCGGCGTATTCTTTCGCAATTTCCTCTACCCGAGGCGACAGTTGTCTGCAAGGGCCGCACCAACTGGCATAAAAGTCAATAATTACGGGCAGGTTGCCTTCGAATTTCCATTCTTTATTCACCTCGTAATTAAAAATTTTCTGCTTAAAAATCTCGTTTGTCAAAATATTCACTGCTCCAACTCCTGTGGTGGATGTGACAGCGTTACTCTTTGTTTTTTCAGGATTACCTGCATTACAGTTGCTTAGTAATAGCACTAACCCAAGCGATATAAATATTACAACTTTCTTCATGATCTTATTTTTATTGATTTCTTTAATTAGCATCTACCTCTGGCGCAAGGACTGTTCACCAAAAAGTAACCCATCGCACCACCCCAGATGGTACTCATATACGGACTGCTTGTAATGGCGCAGGTTCCTGAAGAACATCCAACAAAATGATAGTACGAAAATCCGGCGATGGCTCCAATGGTCACACTTAAAAATGGTCTCCAGAATTTCCAGGTTTTAAGATTCTCTTTGAATGTTCCCGGGTTTGGTTTAATTTCACAATTGTTTTCCATGACACGTTTCTTAATTGTTTGACAGCAAAAATAGTAATAAAACAGATTAAATCGCATTAGTGACACTTAAATCTTTATAGTGACACTATTTTTTTACATTTGCACCGCATAAAATTAATTTATGAGCGTAATATTCAGTAATAGCCTTAGTCCTGAACAGCTTGAAGAGATGTTCAGAAATGATGAAAAGTGTCTCGAATTTTTAGCCGGGATAAAATGGGCAAATGGTTTTGTATGCAAAAAATGTGGGAATACGAATTCTTGTGCCGGAAAAGAGCCGTTTTCGCGACGCTGTACCAAATGTAAGGCCAAAGAAACCGCGACTAATGGCACCGTTTTTCATGGCGTAAAATTTCCGATCAGCAAAGCTTTTTACATCGCTTATCAGGTTTGCAAAGGGAAGGAGGATGTTTCATCGTATGAGTTTGGCCGCCGACTTTCGTTGCGCCAAATGACATGCTGGAACTTCAAGACCAAAATACAGCATGCACTCGAAGAAATGGATTCGCTCACCGAAAATGAACGAAACTCAATGGAGAAGATTTTAACAAGTTGATGCCTCTTTTACCGAACCGGATACACTTCCATACTACCGCACGAAGGGCAAACTTCAACTTTATCGCTTCCGGAGCAAGTATCCACATCTTCCCAGTCGACTTCTTCGGCTGGTCCCTGCCAATTGCACTTCTTGCATTTCAGAATAGTTGATTCCATGCGGCTGGATTATTTTTGGCCTACCAGTAAAAATACCGGGTATTTGGCGCCCGACTCACGTTTAACCTCGAAGCAAGTTTTGTATTGAATATTCTTAAAACCGGTGATTTTCAAGATTTCAGTTAGTTTGTTGGGATCAAAACCCAGGTGAACTTTGACTTCTGGACCATGAAACGAACCATCTTCAGGATATAAATCGGCAATGGCCAAATATCCTGATGGATTCAACATGGAATAAAAAGTACCGATAATACTTTCATAATCACCCACGTGGTGTAATACCATCTGATTGTAAATGATGTCGAAATTTCCATCATAATCTTTGTGTTCCAGATCGAACCAAATGGGCAGAATGTGATTGGTTTGGAAGAATTCAGTCTTCTCGGTACACACTTTGATCATTTCCTGGGAATTATCCATCAGGGTAATTTCCGAAAACCGATCTTTCAGCAGAAAACTGAGGATTCCTGTCCCTGCTCCATATTCAAGAGCTTTCATGGAAGGGGAGAGGGGGATCATCTTTTCGAGTTCAGCAGCAATGGCTACCGAACGATCCATGTGCATTTTATCTTTGTCCCACTCACGGGCTCGGGCATCAAATTCGCTCATTATGTTTTATCTTAATCGGTGAATACAATCAATATCGGTTTTCTTACCTTATCGGTTTTCTTACCTTTTTTACAAGCAATGATAGTAACAGGCGAAACCAATTTTTGATTTCGATAAAGAAAACTAATTTTTGAATCGACTCCACATCAAATCCATATTAATGTGAGCACTGATGTTCTTCTCCTTCATGCTCATGATGTGCACAACCTATACCGGAATCGCCTATTTTGCCTTCTAAAAATGACTCGGCTAATATACGCACATTGCCCGAACAACCGCGATAAACATCAATTCCATGTCGGTTAAGTACATTTAATGCACCACCGCCCATGTTTCCTGCAAGCATAACAGTTATCCCCATTTCTTTCAAGACAGAAGCGATATTGCTTTTACAACCACAACCTTGTGGCGAGGGCAATAATTCGGCTTTTTCAATTTTATTACTTGCATCAACGGTAAAAATGGTGTATGCTTCGCAATGACCAAAATGGTCATCAACATTATTTCCCCTTGTTGGTACTGCTACTTTCATGATTTATTTCTCCTAATTTTTGTAAATATAACTGGTGGTGATAACTTCCTTCCCTCATCATTTTTTTGCCACATTGCGGGCACAGTGTTTCTCGACACGGAGTCCCTTCTGCATGTAAGAACCTCGAATTACAATGCACACAAATACAATATCCATTACAATCAGTTTGTTCCATTGGTCTCGATCGTTTTGTTTAGCCTGCGCAAGGTTTTCGATTGGCAGTAGTTGCAGGTATTTATTTCGGTCTGGCAAATATTCAATTTCATACAGTTGTCGCATCGGTACCAGCATTCTTCGGTGTGGTAATTTCCACCTTCAATAAAAATGGCTTTTCCTTCAACAAATGCCTTCGCAATGGTTCGTCTGGCCTTTTCATAAATTCGGGTAAATGTCGGGCGTGAAACGTTCATGTGTTCAGACGATTGTTCCTGAGTAAGTCCCTCATAGTCTGATAATCTGATCGATTCATATTCTTCGTACAACAAAATAACCGGCTCTAAATTTGTCATCGGAATCCCGAATGGTTTAAATCCTTCCATGACGGGAGGATTGACAATCGATCGATTCCGCTTCGGCCTGGCCATGCTAATTATTTTAATTCTGTCGAAGCAAAAGTATAAATAATAATGAACAAATGCTCATAACTATTCAAATTTTTGAAGTTTGTTTGCTAGAATGGACTTTACCGTAAGTTTAGCATGGAGTGCAGACGAATTTGTTGCATCAGAAGTCACATCGAAAGTCCTTTGAACTTTCAATGAACGGTATTTTGAACTAATTTCCGGATTTAATTTTCTTATTCGCGGTTATAAATATCCTGAATTACCAATCCTGCCAGAGTGAACCCATAGATAGCTGTAATGTGGGCAACGGTTCCGTTAATTACAGCTTTCTGGCTGCACCATTCGTGATCGGCCAGATCCGGATCGCCTGGCGCATTCTTCAATTTGGGGCACAGGCATTTATCGGTTCCGCACGATGCTCCGGCTCCTTTATTTTCAAGCAATTCTTCGCTGTAAACGCACATAAATTCTTTAGCCGGAAGGTCGCCTTTGCGAATCTTTTTCCTGACAATGTGCCCCAACCGGCAACCTTTCACTTTCCAGAATTCGGCAACACGAATTTTGGTTGGATCGAGCTTGAGTGAAGCGCCCATTGACGAAAAGAAAACAGCTTTGGTGCGGGTAGCCTTGCGGATCAAGTCAATTTTGTTGCTCAAACTATCGATGGCATCGATGATGAAATCGTACTGATCGAGCTCAAAGAAGTCGGAGCTTTCGGGTTCGTATATTTTCTGGAAAGTTTGAATTTCAGCAGAAGGATTAATTTCAAGCAACCTTTTTTTCAGGGCATCGGTTTTTACTTCGCCAACAGTTAGCGTGGTAGCATGTAACTGCCGGTTGATGTTGGTAATGCAAACCAGATCCGAATCAACAAGAGTTAGTTGACGAATTCCGCTTCGCACAAGGCTTTCGGCGCACCAACTCCCAACACCCCCAATCCCGAATATAATTACTTTCTTCGATGCAATCTTCTCCATCACTTCATTGCCCAGCAATAACTCGGTACGCTGAAATATCCCTTTCTCTAAATTTGCCATCAGCTAAAACGTTTTGAATAGCAGTTGATTACCTGCTCTCTTTTTTTAATGTTTGGTCGGCGAAAATACAAAAAATACGAAACAAGTGATCCTCTGATTGTATGTCATTGATTTGATGCCAATAAAAATGTATTTTTCCGCAGATTTGATTGGAAATACCTTTTGTAAACCTATTGAATTTGAAATTGTTTTGGTTAGATCAAACTATTGCTTTAAATTCTTTAATATGAATAAATTAAAAGGATTAAATTTTATCGTTCTGCTTGTCGTTCTGTTCGGACTTGCTTCATTTCTGCAAGATTCTAAAACCTTGAAAGAAGGTTTATGGAGGGGAGTTTTCGCTGTTCCGGAGAATGAAATACCTTTTTTGTTTGAAATGAAAGACAATTCTGTTTTTCTGATTAATGGAGAAGACCGTTTTCAGGCTAAAAATATAACTTACCGAAACGATTCGGTTTTTATCCCTTTTGATTTGTACGATGCTGTTTTGAAGTGCAAAATGGAAGGAAACCAACTTCAGGGTAAACTGGTTAAAACATCTGGGGGAAAGGTGGTAAGTGAAGTTTTGTTTAAAGCTGAATATGGAAACCCAAATCGGTTTCCGCTTAGCAACGAAAAGCCCACGATTTCATTGGCCGGAACTTGGGATATCAACATTGGTGAAGGCGCTGGTGCCGAGAAAACGGTTGGAAATTTCAGTCTAAAAGGATCAATACTTACAGGTTCAATCCTCACCACAACAGGCGATTATCGGTTTCTGGATGGTGTGGCTCACGGGAAAAAATTCGAGTTGTCGGCTTTTGGCGGCTCGTCGCCATACCTCCTGAAAGGTGAGTTTACAGGCGATAATTCATTTACAGGCGAATTTGTTACTCCACGAAAAGCAATTAAAATTGCCGGGACGCGCAATGCCAAAGCTGCTTTGCCCGACGCTTATAATGTAACTTATCTGAAACAGGGTTTTTCAACGGTTGCTTTCTCATTCCCGAATCTGGATGGGAAAAAAGTTTCGTTAACCGATGAAGCGTATAAAGGGAAAGTAGTGATTGTTACAATTTTGGGAAGTTGGTGCCCGAATTGCCTTGACGAAAATAAATTTTTATCCGGATGGTACAAAGAGAATAAGAACCGGGGAGTTGAAATTATTGGGTTGGGTTTTGAACGGAAAAATGATTTCGAATCAGCCCAAAAATCGCTGACAGCGCTGAAAAACAGGCTTGGTATTGATTATCAGATTCTTTTTGCCGGACAATCAGGAACCGAATCGGCATCAAAAGCGCTACCGCAATTAAACGGTATTTCATCGTTCCCAACCACTATTTTTATCGACAAAAAAGGAAATGTCCGAAAAATACATTCCGGATTTAGCGGGCCTGCCACAGGTAAATTCTATGAAGAATTTAAAACTGAATTCAACGCTCTGATCGATGAATTAGTCGCTGAAAAATAGAACTTCAATTCCCAATCCATTGAGACACAAAAAAAGCAGAATCATTCGGTTCTGCTTTTTTTATGAGTTTAAAACTTATTTCTTCAATTGATCTTCAATTTTTTGGTCAATCAAAACCTGATTTGAAACGGAGACATCGCGGGCTGTGAATATTCCAAGTACGGGTTTGCCATCGCTGGCCGTAAAATTACTTTCAATGTTGGCCGTTGGAACGCTAAAAAGTGAACCCGTAGAACTTTGGTTAATCATTTGGTAATAAAAGTTATAGGCAAATTCAGAGATGGATGTTTGTTTCACCTGCACTTTGTCATTCAACTTCAATTTCCGGTCTTCAGGTTTATTTGTATCGTAGAAATCGGTATAAATTTCGAGCTTCGAAATGTAATTCCCATCGACAAATTCATCACTTGCAATGGCCATGCGGTCAGCGTCATGTATCAGTGTATCATTCAAATAGATGTCCCATTTGTAATAATTGCCCAATCCCTTTGGTTCTTTTCCGTAAGTGAAAACTCCGAGGAACCTTTTTTCGCCACGCTGCGATGGAACAACCTGAATGGAATCAATCGGCTCAACTTTAGCGAGTTTGTCTTTTGCTGTGAGTGTTACACCTTCAGTTTGTATGGTCACTGTATATTCACGACCTGTTACCCCCAGATATTCTTTGCCAACCGGAACAAGGTATTGGCCTGCTTTTGCAGGGTTTTCAGTCAGGATAAGTTGGTTGGCAGGTGTCGCGTTGTCTGAAATTGTAACAACTGCACCACTGATTCCGGGGTAAGTCACATCCTGATCAACTTTCAGGGTTTTATAAAGGAATACGGTTGGTTGGTCAACAGTTGTAATGCTGGCTTCCACACCTATCAGGTTGAGGTTTTCGTCGCTCAGTTTTACATCAATTACATCTTCACACGAGGAGAACAGAACGGAGAAGACTATTAGTAAAAGGAGACCGAAGACGGTAGACCGAAGTCCGAAGGCTAACCCGCAACTCGCAACCCGTATCTCGTAACTATTTTCTATCTGTTTTTTCATGGCTCTAAAAATTGAAATTGTAAGTGACTGATGGAATCATGCTACCGATAATCGATAAACGCGTGGCTTCCGAAACATTCGGGTTATCCTCGTTTTGCCTGAAGGTTACTGAATAAGCATTTCGCCGTGCATACAGGTTGTAAATCGAGAAGTTGAGCGTCTGCTTTACTTTGCGGTGTTCGTTTTTCTTGAAGTCGTAGGTAAACGACACATCGAGGCGATGATAATCAGGAATCCGGTTGCTGTTGCGGGCGGCATAATAGTAGATTGTATTTCCCTGAACGTCGTATTTCGCAATCGGGTACGAAGTCGGGTTTCCGGTCGCAAAAATCCAACTTGCCGAGAAATTCCAGCGTTTGCTTAGGTCATAATTCGTCACCAGCGAAACATTGTGTGTTCGGTCGTAACTCGAAGGATATGCTTTACCTTCGTTAATTCCTGGTATTTTTCGCATCGACCGGGCCAAGGTGTAACTTACCCAACCGGTTAGCCGACCTTCCTGCTTTTTGGCGTAAAGTTCCAATCCGTAGGCATAACCACTTCCGTGAAGCAACTCCGTTTCCAGGTTCTCTTTCAGGAACAGTTCGGCGCCGTCGACATAGTCGATTACATTTTTCATTTTTTTGTAATACACTTCGGCTGAAGTCTCAAACATGTTTTTGTTGAAATTCCTGAAATACCCTAATCCAACCTGATTCGCGATCAGCGGTTTGATGTAAGTACTGCTGGGCAGCCAAATGTCAAGCGGGGTAGGAGAGTTGGTGTTCGAAATGAGGTGAAGGTTTTGAACCATCCGGTTGTACGATGCCTTGATCGAACTTTCCGGAGAAAGCATGTATTTCAATGCCAATCGTGGTTCCAGATTGTGATAAGCCGGAGGAACCAGTTTGCCTGATCCGTATTCGATTGTACCAATAACTTCTTTTTCGTTTGGCTTGTCAGGATGAAGATATTCCCTCACTTTTCCTTTGCCTATTTGTTGAAAATAGGAATATCTCAGGCCATATCTCATTGTTAACCGCGAACCAATGGATTGCTCGTTCGATAAGTACACCGAGTTGTCCAGCGCATTGTAATTGGCTAGTTTTAAGTCGGTGAAATACGATTTTTCGTTGGCATCAACCTGTCCGGGCTCAAAATGGTGGTAAATAATGTTTAACCCAAGGGTTAACTTGTTTTTCGAATTCAGGTACCACGAAAAATCTTGTTTGAAATTGTAATCCCTGATTTGCGAAGTCCAGTCGAATTGATCGGCTCCTGAACCTGGTACTCCAAGGTTGTAGTTATATCGTGAAAAGATAAGCGATGTATTTGAAAATAATTTATCGGTAAACAAATGGTTCCAGCGGACAGTGGAGGTCAAATTTCCCCATTTCATGTAAATCGATTCGCCAACTTTAAAATAATCGTCGCCAGTATAGGCTGAGAGATATAAGCGATTTTTGGCATTGATCTGGGCATTTGTTTTCAGGTTGAGGTCGTAGAAATAGAGCTGGTTTTCTTTTAAAGCTTCAAGGCCCACCATTCGTCCGAGGTAGTCGGCATAGGTACGGCGTCCCGAAACAATGAAACTCCATTTATCTTTGATGATCGGCGCTTCAACAGTCAGACGGCTCGAAATGTTGCCAATTCCGCCACTCATTCCCAGTTTTTGTGAGTTACCATCTTTCATCCGGATGTCGATTACTGAGGAGGCTTTTCCGCCATATTCGGCCGGAATTCCACCCTTGTATACCTGAACGTCGTTAATGGCATCGGAGTTAAAAACCGAGAAGAATCCAAGCAGGTGTGAAGCATTGTAAACCGGCGCTTCATCCAGGATCATCAGGTTTTCATCGGGGCCACCGCCGCGTACATAAAGTCCGGAACTGCCTTCTCCTCCATTCTGAATTCCGGGCAACAGCGTGATGCTTTTAATGATGTCGATTTCGCCCATGAACGATGGTAGTTTTTTGATCATTTTTACCTGAACTTTCTCCATGCTCATCTGGAGATTTTCCACGTTCCGGTTTTTCTTTTCGCCGGTGACCACCACTTCGTCAATTTGTTTCGTTTCCTCTTCAAGCATCAAATTGAATTGCTGGCTTGTGGTGAGGTTGATCGACGGTGATTGGGTTTGGTAACCAATGAAAGAAAAGCTGACAGAATAATTCCCCGGAGCCACCGAAATGGAATAAAATCCGTATGGGTTGGTTATCACACCGGTTTTTAGTTCCGGAATATAAACCGTAGCGCCAATCAGTGCTTCGCCGTTGGCTTTGTTTTTAAGGTAGCCGCTTAAGGTTACAACACCGGCCATTTCGGCAATTGCTGGCATTGTAAGTA is a window from the Aquipluma nitroreducens genome containing:
- the trxA gene encoding thioredoxin — translated: MKKVVIFISLGLVLLLSNCNAGNPEKTKSNAVTSTTGVGAVNILTNEIFKQKIFNYEVNKEWKFEGNLPVIIDFYASWCGPCRQLSPRVEEIAKEYAGKIIVYKVDTDAEQLLAQNMGIQSLPTLLFIPVKGQPQATMGALPKETLVKAIHEVLLVD
- a CDS encoding peroxiredoxin family protein, which gives rise to MNKLKGLNFIVLLVVLFGLASFLQDSKTLKEGLWRGVFAVPENEIPFLFEMKDNSVFLINGEDRFQAKNITYRNDSVFIPFDLYDAVLKCKMEGNQLQGKLVKTSGGKVVSEVLFKAEYGNPNRFPLSNEKPTISLAGTWDINIGEGAGAEKTVGNFSLKGSILTGSILTTTGDYRFLDGVAHGKKFELSAFGGSSPYLLKGEFTGDNSFTGEFVTPRKAIKIAGTRNAKAALPDAYNVTYLKQGFSTVAFSFPNLDGKKVSLTDEAYKGKVVIVTILGSWCPNCLDENKFLSGWYKENKNRGVEIIGLGFERKNDFESAQKSLTALKNRLGIDYQILFAGQSGTESASKALPQLNGISSFPTTIFIDKKGNVRKIHSGFSGPATGKFYEEFKTEFNALIDELVAEK
- a CDS encoding DUF6132 family protein; the encoded protein is MENNCEIKPNPGTFKENLKTWKFWRPFLSVTIGAIAGFSYYHFVGCSSGTCAITSSPYMSTIWGGAMGYFLVNSPCARGRC
- a CDS encoding DUF134 domain-containing protein, with the translated sequence MARPKRNRSIVNPPVMEGFKPFGIPMTNLEPVILLYEEYESIRLSDYEGLTQEQSSEHMNVSRPTFTRIYEKARRTIAKAFVEGKAIFIEGGNYHTEECWYRCDNCMKLNICQTEINTCNYCQSKTLRRLNKTIETNGTN
- a CDS encoding TonB-dependent receptor, with the translated sequence MKQFSIFLLLWVLTMPAIAEMAGVVTLSGYLKNKANGEALIGATVYIPELKTGVITNPYGFYSISVAPGNYSVSFSFIGYQTQSPSINLTTSQQFNLMLEEETKQIDEVVVTGEKKNRNVENLQMSMEKVQVKMIKKLPSFMGEIDIIKSITLLPGIQNGGEGSSGLYVRGGGPDENLMILDEAPVYNASHLLGFFSVFNSDAINDVQVYKGGIPAEYGGKASSVIDIRMKDGNSQKLGMSGGIGNISSRLTVEAPIIKDKWSFIVSGRRTYADYLGRMVGLEALKENQLYFYDLNLKTNAQINAKNRLYLSAYTGDDYFKVGESIYMKWGNLTSTVRWNHLFTDKLFSNTSLIFSRYNYNLGVPGSGADQFDWTSQIRDYNFKQDFSWYLNSKNKLTLGLNIIYHHFEPGQVDANEKSYFTDLKLANYNALDNSVYLSNEQSIGSRLTMRYGLRYSYFQQIGKGKVREYLHPDKPNEKEVIGTIEYGSGKLVPPAYHNLEPRLALKYMLSPESSIKASYNRMVQNLHLISNTNSPTPLDIWLPSSTYIKPLIANQVGLGYFRNFNKNMFETSAEVYYKKMKNVIDYVDGAELFLKENLETELLHGSGYAYGLELYAKKQEGRLTGWVSYTLARSMRKIPGINEGKAYPSSYDRTHNVSLVTNYDLSKRWNFSASWIFATGNPTSYPIAKYDVQGNTIYYYAARNSNRIPDYHRLDVSFTYDFKKNEHRKVKQTLNFSIYNLYARRNAYSVTFRQNEDNPNVSEATRLSIIGSMIPSVTYNFNF
- a CDS encoding transposase, whose translation is MSVIFSNSLSPEQLEEMFRNDEKCLEFLAGIKWANGFVCKKCGNTNSCAGKEPFSRRCTKCKAKETATNGTVFHGVKFPISKAFYIAYQVCKGKEDVSSYEFGRRLSLRQMTCWNFKTKIQHALEEMDSLTENERNSMEKILTS
- a CDS encoding tetrathionate reductase family octaheme c-type cytochrome, whose protein sequence is MQRNLILVIFVVIIALVMVNILHRDDNYNLKLEELKHNYALKAVPSVNHSKLPALQKEFKTPQEVTEACLSCHTETHKEVMASSHWNWERASYVEGRGISSVGKKNVMNNFCIGTNSNEQSCAKCHIGYGMTSSQFDFNNARNVDCMVCHDNSEEYLKGASMAGYPDRTVNLENVARSVGSPRKSNCGSCHSFGGGGNNVKHGDLDVALNSCSRDVDVHMGANGMNMECIACHTAKNHKIIGKLYSVSSDNTDRATCEQCHTSTPHLREVLNRHGSRVSCQACHIPQYAKVNSTKMSWKWSDAGKLKDGKPYEEEDSLGNHNYMSIKGSFVWERNVKPDYMWFNGTADHYLLGDTIQSIPVKMNTLNGSYSDRHSKIIPVKIHVGDQIYDKVYNRLVQPKLYGDAEGDSAFWKDFNWEKAVAAGMKTSGLKYSGQYGFVETVMYWPVNHMVSPKEQSVSCAECHTRDNGRLAKLTGFYLPGRDRNVVQDSIGIWAFFLTLAAVMGHALIRIFVLIRRNKYEKQIINYDDDKPSE
- a CDS encoding tRNA threonylcarbamoyladenosine dehydratase — its product is MANLEKGIFQRTELLLGNEVMEKIASKKVIIFGIGGVGSWCAESLVRSGIRQLTLVDSDLVCITNINRQLHATTLTVGEVKTDALKKRLLEINPSAEIQTFQKIYEPESSDFFELDQYDFIIDAIDSLSNKIDLIRKATRTKAVFFSSMGASLKLDPTKIRVAEFWKVKGCRLGHIVRKKIRKGDLPAKEFMCVYSEELLENKGAGASCGTDKCLCPKLKNAPGDPDLADHEWCSQKAVINGTVAHITAIYGFTLAGLVIQDIYNRE
- a CDS encoding NifB/NifX family molybdenum-iron cluster-binding protein, which gives rise to MKVAVPTRGNNVDDHFGHCEAYTIFTVDASNKIEKAELLPSPQGCGCKSNIASVLKEMGITVMLAGNMGGGALNVLNRHGIDVYRGCSGNVRILAESFLEGKIGDSGIGCAHHEHEGEEHQCSH
- a CDS encoding class I SAM-dependent methyltransferase, with amino-acid sequence MSEFDARAREWDKDKMHMDRSVAIAAELEKMIPLSPSMKALEYGAGTGILSFLLKDRFSEITLMDNSQEMIKVCTEKTEFFQTNHILPIWFDLEHKDYDGNFDIIYNQMVLHHVGDYESIIGTFYSMLNPSGYLAIADLYPEDGSFHGPEVKVHLGFDPNKLTEILKITGFKNIQYKTCFEVKRESGAKYPVFLLVGQK
- a CDS encoding DUF4249 family protein, translating into MKKQIENSYEIRVASCGLAFGLRSTVFGLLLLIVFSVLFSSCEDVIDVKLSDENLNLIGVEASITTVDQPTVFLYKTLKVDQDVTYPGISGAVVTISDNATPANQLILTENPAKAGQYLVPVGKEYLGVTGREYTVTIQTEGVTLTAKDKLAKVEPIDSIQVVPSQRGEKRFLGVFTYGKEPKGLGNYYKWDIYLNDTLIHDADRMAIASDEFVDGNYISKLEIYTDFYDTNKPEDRKLKLNDKVQVKQTSISEFAYNFYYQMINQSSTGSLFSVPTANIESNFTASDGKPVLGIFTARDVSVSNQVLIDQKIEDQLKK